The DNA segment CCTATTGCCGCGCATACAATCGATGGATCGCAGACTTCTGCCGCGACTCCGGCGGACGGCTCGTTCCGATCGCCCATCTGTCGCTGGGCGATCCTGCGGAAGCAGCCGGTGAACTTAGGCGAGCGGTTGAGGACGGATGCAAAGGGGCTTTCGTATGTCCATTCACCATCACCCGGATACCGCATGGCGACCCGGCTCACGATGCGGTGTTCGCGGCCGCGCAAGACCTCGACGTGCCGCTTGCGATTCATCCGACCTTCGAACCGGTAGCGTTCGGAATTCATCATCGTTACGACAATTTCCAATGGGCCGCGTGGTATTTCGATCTGTTTGCCGGGCAGGGCGTCCAGCATGCGTTCGGGACCTTCTTTCAGTTTGGCGTGTTCGATCGCTTTCCGAAGCTGCGCGTCATAGTGCTCGAATCGCAGGCAGGATGGATTGGATATTTTCTCGATCGCGGCGACGCGATCTTCAACGGCACGACCTTAGGGGCGACGGTGCGGCTTAAGGAAAAGCCGTCGTACTACTTCAAGCGGCAATGCTGGATCTCGGCCGACCCAGACGAACGAACCATCGCGTCGCTGATGCCGCTCGTCGGTGAGGACAAGTTCTTCTGGGCAAGCGACTACCCGCATCCTGATCATCCTGGCAACTACCTCGAAGAACTGCAGGGAATGATCGCTTCGATGGCGGACTCGGGCAAACGTGCGGTCCTCGGCGAAAACGTGGCTAAGGTTTACCGCGTCTAAGCCGCAGACCTCGATTCCTCTCCTTCGGCATTAGCTGCGGCGCCTCGCACGCGCTGGTTTCGAAGGCCGAGGCGCGCCGCTCGCTGAGGGGTCGGAAGAATCCTGCGTTTCACGGAAATTCACCGAAGCTCGGTTTTCTCGCATCGCCGGGCACGCCCTCTTCCGGGCGGAGAGAGTTTACGACCGGACCGCCTCGCTGCAACCCGGTCGACCACTAGCGGCGGGTGGCGCGCTAGTTCTTGAGCCCGGGCACCATCGCTTCAATCTTGATGGGAATCTCAAACGAGACTTCCTGCGGCAGCTTGCATATGCTGTCGTTGCACTCCTGAAACCTGAAAGTGCCTGCGATCTTGCTGGTGCCGGGTTTCACCCTTCCACTGACTACAATGCTGCCTCTGCCCTGAAACGAGCCTTCATAAACCGGCAGAGTTTCGCCCAGCGCTTTGAATTCGAGCGGCACTGCAGGTGGCAAAGCGATGGATTGCTGCGCAACCACGTCGCCCGCGAAGATCAAACTCGTCGCCACATAGTTTTCTGGTAAGGGTTGGCCGTAGATGTGCCATCCGGGTGCGATCGCGATGTCCACCGCGACCCCCAGTTCCTGGCCGGGTGCAGCCTGAGCGCTCGACAGCGAGATTTTCGCCTGTACGTCTTCAGCGCCTATACTCACCGACGCCTGGTCTCCGACCACGTTGAAGTCGGCGAGCAGAATTCCCGATGCGGTCGGA comes from the Candidatus Binataceae bacterium genome and includes:
- a CDS encoding amidohydrolase family protein: MKADSLVIDCDGHILEPPDLWEKYIDPKYRERAMRIRVGDDRFEYLEIDGKRAKMTAPGLLGSLGGMGKRVEEAKRLRETAMRGGATRPEDVRAVQPKPEDTYLKGAAFGTMVMKERLQLLDEEGMQKALLYPTIGLLWEAELFDAELSSAYCRAYNRWIADFCRDSGGRLVPIAHLSLGDPAEAAGELRRAVEDGCKGAFVCPFTITRIPHGDPAHDAVFAAAQDLDVPLAIHPTFEPVAFGIHHRYDNFQWAAWYFDLFAGQGVQHAFGTFFQFGVFDRFPKLRVIVLESQAGWIGYFLDRGDAIFNGTTLGATVRLKEKPSYYFKRQCWISADPDERTIASLMPLVGEDKFFWASDYPHPDHPGNYLEELQGMIASMADSGKRAVLGENVAKVYRV
- a CDS encoding protein-disulfide reductase DsbD domain-containing protein — translated: MKDKYFLPNYQTRPTASGILLADFNVVGDQASVSIGAEDVQAKISLSSAQAAPGQELGVAVDIAIAPGWHIYGQPLPENYVATSLIFAGDVVAQQSIALPPAVPLEFKALGETLPVYEGSFQGRGSIVVSGRVKPGTSKIAGTFRFQECNDSICKLPQEVSFEIPIKIEAMVPGLKN